In a genomic window of Acidilobus saccharovorans 345-15:
- a CDS encoding 50S ribosomal protein L23, which produces MSSNSREIILRAVMSEKAMSLMEKANTLVLIVARDANKPEIKRAVESLFGVKVQSVNTLITPTGEKKAYVRLSSEYKASDVAAKLGLI; this is translated from the coding sequence GTGAGCTCAAACTCAAGGGAGATAATACTTAGGGCTGTAATGAGCGAGAAGGCTATGAGCCTCATGGAGAAGGCCAACACGCTGGTGCTGATAGTGGCCCGCGATGCAAACAAGCCAGAGATAAAGAGGGCTGTAGAGTCGCTCTTCGGCGTTAAGGTGCAGTCGGTGAACACGCTGATAACTCCTACTGGTGAGAAAAAGGCCTACGTGAGGCTTTCAAGTGAATATAAAGCTTCCGACGTGGCCGCCAAGCTAGGCCTCATATGA
- the rpl4p gene encoding 50S ribosomal protein L4 translates to MSRVSLGFLLYMNPPISVPKYDAEGKEAGEVQLPDVFRVPVRRDLIHRVFMSEFTAALQPKGRDPMAGKRTTAVSLGIHHGLARVPRIRGSTRARLAPFVRGGRRAFPPTVEKKIKEDVNRTERILGTMSALAATAIPELVRDRGHVFSATATPIILDSSVSEAVKRTSDARELLSKIGVYSDIERAYEGTRIRAGKGKMRGRRYVTPVSILFIVDDIDSPFARSVRGFPGVDVVEPQLVSVLELAPGGEPGRLTVITSNALNALAERFKVGGELS, encoded by the coding sequence ATGAGTAGGGTAAGCCTTGGGTTCCTGCTCTACATGAACCCACCCATATCTGTGCCTAAGTATGACGCCGAGGGCAAGGAGGCCGGGGAGGTCCAGCTGCCGGACGTCTTCAGGGTACCCGTCAGGAGGGACCTCATACACAGGGTCTTCATGAGCGAGTTCACCGCCGCCCTGCAGCCCAAGGGAAGGGATCCCATGGCTGGCAAGAGGACGACCGCAGTAAGCCTTGGAATTCACCACGGTCTTGCCAGGGTTCCGAGGATTAGGGGCTCCACTAGGGCAAGGCTTGCCCCGTTCGTGAGAGGGGGCAGGAGGGCCTTCCCGCCCACCGTGGAGAAGAAGATAAAGGAGGACGTCAACAGGACAGAGAGGATACTTGGCACCATGAGCGCCCTGGCCGCGACCGCTATCCCAGAGCTTGTTAGGGACAGGGGGCACGTGTTCTCCGCAACCGCGACGCCAATAATATTAGACTCTTCAGTGTCGGAGGCCGTAAAGAGGACGTCGGATGCAAGGGAGTTGCTGAGCAAGATAGGGGTCTACTCGGACATAGAGAGGGCCTATGAGGGAACTAGGATAAGGGCTGGAAAGGGCAAGATGCGCGGCAGGAGGTACGTAACGCCGGTCAGCATACTCTTCATAGTGGACGATATAGACTCCCCCTTCGCCAGGTCAGTGAGAGGGTTCCCAGGAGTTGACGTAGTGGAGCCTCAGCTCGTGAGCGTGCTTGAGCTGGCCCCAGGAGGCGAGCCTGGCAGGCTCACAGTTATAACATCAAACGCGCTTAACGCGCTTGCTGAGAGATTTAAGGTAGGAGGTGAATTATCGTGA
- a CDS encoding 50S ribosomal protein L3, which yields MGHRKKSAPRRGSLGFMPRKRSSEFVPSVSSWPEVSAQKPTLLGFIGYKAGMTHAFIVDNRQGSPTFGKEVFRPITVLEAPPIFVLAVRGYGYDENRGLYTVGEAWARPPLDLELERRISAIGAFDTQSMLKKLEASLSDIKEVRVLVATQPKLTGGLSKKSPDLLEVKVASPGSDVKAAFDYATSILGKTLSVGEVFQPGLMVDVIAVTKGKGFQGDVKRFGVKVLPRWHKHRKKARGIGARSHGKGTWWEIPNPGQLGFHRRTEYNKRILDITDDWAAYTPAGGFLHYGIPRSTLVVLEGTIPGAVKRPIVMRYPVRPPRWYLKLGVVKPTITFVSLQSKQGV from the coding sequence GTGGGGCATCGTAAAAAGTCAGCGCCAAGACGTGGCAGCCTAGGATTTATGCCGAGGAAGCGCTCATCGGAGTTCGTGCCAAGCGTCAGCAGTTGGCCTGAGGTTAGCGCGCAGAAGCCGACGCTGCTGGGCTTCATTGGGTACAAGGCCGGCATGACTCACGCATTCATAGTGGATAACAGGCAGGGCTCGCCAACCTTTGGCAAGGAGGTATTCAGACCCATAACTGTGCTTGAGGCCCCGCCCATCTTCGTGCTTGCAGTGAGAGGCTATGGCTACGATGAGAACAGGGGACTTTACACCGTAGGTGAGGCCTGGGCAAGGCCCCCGCTTGATCTTGAGCTCGAGAGGAGGATAAGCGCCATCGGGGCCTTTGACACGCAGTCTATGCTTAAGAAGCTTGAGGCCTCGCTAAGCGATATCAAAGAGGTTAGAGTCCTGGTGGCAACGCAGCCCAAGCTAACTGGTGGGCTCAGTAAGAAGTCGCCTGACCTGCTGGAGGTTAAAGTCGCCTCTCCAGGCAGCGACGTTAAAGCAGCCTTTGACTACGCCACCTCAATACTTGGCAAGACGCTCTCTGTGGGCGAAGTCTTTCAGCCAGGCCTCATGGTGGACGTCATCGCCGTAACCAAGGGCAAGGGGTTCCAGGGAGACGTTAAGAGGTTCGGCGTCAAGGTGCTGCCAAGGTGGCACAAGCACAGGAAGAAGGCCAGGGGCATAGGGGCCAGGAGCCACGGTAAGGGCACCTGGTGGGAGATACCAAACCCAGGACAGCTGGGCTTCCACAGGAGGACGGAGTACAACAAGAGGATACTTGACATAACAGATGATTGGGCTGCATACACTCCAGCCGGCGGCTTCCTGCACTACGGTATACCCAGGAGCACGTTGGTGGTCCTGGAGGGCACCATACCAGGCGCGGTCAAGAGGCCTATAGTTATGAGGTACCCCGTGAGGCCGCCTAGGTGGTACCTAAAGCTTGGCGTCGTCAAGCCAACTATAACGTTTGTGAGCCTACAGAGCAAGCAGGGGGTGTAA
- a CDS encoding HAD family hydrolase, producing MKSGVFDLDGTLASTASAHLASWIRALQALGVNNVTIDERQLLGRRATEIASIILSSLKPTNLRVTAEELIALKTKFFEQVVKVSVKPMPCAIELTSAVRKFGGKVIVVTSSLSASARLILGAIGIKPDVLITGDEVERGKPDPEPVLKALSQASLAPSEVFAVGDTINDVEAYWRSGIRDIYLVKGDVPMHYEDELVARFGAKKVESLCDILNVEYPH from the coding sequence ATGAAGTCAGGCGTCTTCGACCTTGACGGCACACTGGCAAGTACAGCGAGCGCGCACCTAGCGTCATGGATAAGGGCCCTTCAGGCATTAGGCGTTAACAACGTGACCATAGATGAGAGGCAGCTCTTAGGAAGGAGGGCTACGGAAATAGCGTCCATAATACTGAGCTCTCTCAAGCCTACCAACTTGAGGGTGACTGCTGAGGAGCTAATAGCTCTAAAGACTAAGTTCTTTGAGCAGGTCGTTAAAGTGAGCGTAAAGCCCATGCCTTGCGCTATTGAGCTGACTTCTGCTGTTAGGAAGTTCGGTGGAAAGGTTATCGTAGTCACTTCCTCGCTCAGCGCGTCGGCAAGGCTAATACTAGGCGCCATCGGCATTAAGCCCGACGTTCTGATAACGGGCGATGAAGTTGAAAGGGGCAAGCCCGACCCAGAGCCCGTACTTAAGGCGCTCTCACAGGCCAGCCTAGCCCCCTCTGAAGTATTTGCCGTGGGCGACACCATTAATGACGTCGAAGCCTATTGGAGGAGCGGCATAAGGGACATATACCTAGTGAAAGGCGATGTGCCTATGCATTATGAAGATGAACTAGTCGCCAGGTTTGGCGCTAAAAAAGTAGAGAGCCTCTGTGACATTCTTAATGTCGAGTACCCTCATTAA
- a CDS encoding macro domain-containing protein, which yields MLAVRYGQVAVIVKLGDITDEEADAIVNPANSYLIMGGGVAGAIRRKGGKVIEDEAISKAPVDIGDAVATTAGKLKAKYVIHAPTMKEPASPTNETNVRLATRAALKVARQLNVNSIAFPGMGTGVGGVPFTVAANAMVDEIKKFIDVNGPPPFKIVLVAIDEGLYEAFSAAVSSYLGSRGI from the coding sequence TTGCTCGCTGTCAGGTATGGCCAGGTCGCAGTTATAGTCAAGCTTGGCGATATAACTGATGAAGAAGCTGACGCAATAGTTAACCCGGCCAACTCCTACCTAATAATGGGTGGCGGCGTTGCAGGCGCTATAAGGCGAAAGGGCGGCAAGGTGATAGAGGATGAAGCTATATCCAAGGCTCCTGTCGACATAGGGGATGCCGTGGCTACCACCGCGGGCAAACTCAAGGCTAAGTATGTAATACACGCGCCTACAATGAAGGAGCCAGCTTCGCCCACCAATGAGACCAACGTGAGGCTTGCCACCAGGGCAGCACTTAAGGTTGCGAGGCAGCTTAACGTCAACAGCATAGCCTTCCCCGGGATGGGCACCGGGGTGGGAGGAGTCCCGTTCACGGTGGCTGCAAACGCCATGGTTGACGAAATAAAGAAGTTTATTGATGTAAACGGCCCGCCGCCCTTTAAGATAGTTCTCGTGGCAATAGATGAGGGCCTCTATGAGGCGTTCTCTGCGGCGGTAAGCTCTTACCTAGGCTCTAGGGGTATTTAA
- a CDS encoding ABC transporter ATP-binding protein, whose product MIRWGGYVGRTSSLEAVAPSAAAGPVLEAEDISFSYNNYKVLDHVNLEVDENNFVVIVGPSGAGKSTLLRILGGFIKPSSGRVLLMNEEVTRPTPKIMMVHQSIVTFPWMTVLDNVLMGTEVRHLPKDVARQVALQMIEVVGLKGFEHFYPKELSGGMRQRVAIARALAADPIVLLMDEPFSHLDELTAESLRREVYNMLFNVNTPLKGVVMVTHNLAEAVELADVVYILNGRPATITGKVKINLPRPRNPRDPEFMNYTDVLYDYIAEYRGA is encoded by the coding sequence ATGATTAGGTGGGGTGGATACGTTGGAAGAACGAGTTCCCTAGAGGCCGTCGCCCCAAGCGCTGCTGCCGGCCCCGTGCTAGAAGCCGAGGACATATCGTTCTCATATAATAACTATAAGGTCCTTGACCATGTAAACCTAGAAGTTGATGAAAATAACTTCGTAGTAATAGTGGGACCCTCAGGTGCCGGCAAGTCGACGCTGCTGAGGATACTGGGGGGTTTCATAAAACCCTCGAGCGGCAGGGTCCTCCTCATGAATGAGGAGGTAACGAGGCCCACTCCTAAGATAATGATGGTCCACCAATCCATAGTTACTTTCCCATGGATGACGGTGCTTGACAACGTCCTCATGGGCACCGAGGTCAGGCACCTGCCCAAAGACGTAGCGAGGCAGGTAGCCCTCCAGATGATAGAAGTCGTCGGTCTGAAGGGCTTTGAGCACTTTTACCCCAAGGAACTGAGCGGGGGCATGAGACAGAGGGTCGCCATAGCGAGGGCGCTGGCGGCCGATCCCATAGTGCTCCTCATGGATGAGCCCTTCTCCCACCTGGACGAGCTCACTGCGGAGTCGCTAAGGAGGGAGGTCTATAATATGTTATTTAACGTGAACACGCCGCTCAAGGGTGTAGTTATGGTAACTCATAACCTTGCAGAGGCCGTAGAGCTGGCAGACGTAGTCTACATTTTGAACGGGAGGCCTGCGACGATAACTGGCAAGGTTAAGATAAACCTGCCGAGACCCAGAAACCCGAGGGATCCAGAGTTCATGAACTACACCGACGTACTTTACGATTATATAGCCGAGTACAGAGGGGCGTGA
- a CDS encoding ABC transporter permease subunit, with protein MSYANIYVTIALAILATTGRVFLTIGLSIVTGWLLGYLAIKSRAFESVYVGLSEVLESVPVISFFPVVLIFFVDRIGGYIGVELAVDFLVFTAVVWNIWMGIYQAFKTLPLPMLEVAENLRYGFIAKMRRLYIPFSMPRIAANLIPSFADAYFYITVSEVFSIGATSYHVFGIGSLIAKFMNEGMLNYVYYSLLGLAMLIAGVIFALRNFANWAVAKYGLDTPPRSAHPGVRTRWRSLSRFYAAARPLRVITTVTSRPVRAVPLRRVERIQLSERQLDWALRIVGAVLLLLIIYGAAKAALSVKPSTWNYLLSNTWPIIVGLAYDYARVAVITLISFAIAVFVGYYLAFHRRAEAVFIPLIQSLSALPAPAYFPLLFLATSAILYRAFGGFTNELYVLFLGFVSTFYYIFYAYWMGIKAVPHEVVELMDNLNMGFFKRLRKILIPGTLPYIVTGLTSTIDSAWGGLMIGEYWPDIIGDKTLEVSHGILKILDVATNEGNIALAAYASLIFGIVVVAFALLFTRHLLEISRRKYVIEESIYAA; from the coding sequence ATGAGCTATGCTAACATCTACGTTACTATTGCCCTCGCAATACTCGCTACCACCGGCAGGGTCTTCCTGACAATAGGGCTCTCCATAGTAACTGGCTGGCTCCTTGGATACTTAGCCATTAAGAGCAGGGCCTTTGAGAGCGTCTATGTCGGCCTTAGCGAAGTCCTGGAGTCCGTTCCTGTGATATCATTCTTCCCAGTGGTGTTGATCTTCTTCGTTGACAGGATCGGGGGTTACATAGGCGTCGAGCTGGCCGTCGATTTCCTTGTATTCACGGCTGTGGTGTGGAACATATGGATGGGCATCTACCAGGCGTTCAAAACGTTGCCACTCCCAATGCTAGAGGTAGCTGAGAACCTAAGGTATGGCTTTATAGCCAAGATGAGGAGGCTTTACATACCTTTTTCTATGCCCCGCATAGCAGCCAACCTAATTCCTAGCTTCGCTGACGCGTACTTTTACATAACTGTGAGCGAGGTGTTCTCTATAGGGGCAACTAGCTACCACGTGTTTGGCATAGGGTCCCTGATAGCCAAATTCATGAATGAGGGCATGCTTAATTACGTCTACTACTCCCTCCTAGGCCTCGCCATGCTTATTGCTGGCGTAATCTTTGCCTTAAGGAACTTTGCCAACTGGGCAGTAGCAAAGTACGGGCTGGACACGCCGCCTAGGTCCGCTCATCCAGGGGTCAGGACCAGGTGGAGGTCCCTGAGCAGATTCTACGCGGCCGCCAGGCCGCTGCGCGTGATAACAACCGTCACCTCCAGGCCTGTTAGGGCGGTACCTTTACGGAGAGTTGAAAGGATACAGCTATCTGAAAGGCAGCTTGACTGGGCCCTCAGGATCGTCGGCGCGGTGCTGCTATTGCTTATAATTTATGGCGCTGCGAAGGCAGCGCTGTCGGTAAAGCCAAGTACTTGGAACTACCTTCTCTCCAATACATGGCCTATAATTGTCGGCCTAGCCTATGACTACGCGAGAGTGGCCGTAATCACGTTGATATCGTTTGCAATTGCCGTCTTCGTAGGTTACTACCTGGCCTTCCACAGGAGGGCGGAGGCGGTCTTCATACCGCTGATTCAGTCCCTCTCAGCGCTGCCAGCTCCAGCCTACTTCCCCTTGCTCTTCCTTGCAACCAGCGCCATACTCTACAGGGCGTTTGGAGGCTTTACCAACGAGCTCTACGTCCTGTTCCTTGGCTTTGTAAGCACGTTCTACTACATATTCTACGCGTACTGGATGGGCATTAAGGCGGTCCCACATGAAGTTGTAGAGCTCATGGACAACCTAAACATGGGCTTCTTCAAGAGGCTGCGCAAGATACTGATTCCTGGAACCCTACCATACATAGTCACTGGGCTGACGTCGACAATAGACAGCGCCTGGGGAGGACTTATGATTGGGGAGTACTGGCCTGACATCATAGGCGATAAAACGCTCGAGGTGTCACATGGAATACTGAAGATACTTGACGTGGCCACCAATGAAGGTAACATAGCGCTCGCGGCCTACGCTTCCCTGATATTCGGCATAGTTGTAGTGGCCTTCGCCCTTTTGTTCACCAGGCACCTGCTTGAGATTTCAAGGAGAAAATACGTCATAGAGGAGTCCATATACGCTGCCTAG
- a CDS encoding zinc-binding dehydrogenase: MVRARAAILREFGRQFDIDYVDINAEGNDVIVKVKSVGVCGRDIVVWRGGFRNLKPPLVLGHEVFGVTEDGEPVGVYPADPGSEEFLPLGERRPGGYAELMAAPRSNIVRLPDEEFDKYAAATCGVATLIHASRVVGVRPGDRVLVTGASGGVGIHGVQYLSNVLHANVIAYVRSKEKAHVLEGLGVSVVTDLSFYRSLGRVDYVFEIVGAPLINESMRSLRRGGELVLVGNVTGEPISIERPALLVMRELKISGTSAYTKSEYEEAVKLIGEGLVKPFYKAYRLDDVNLAYSDILNGKALGRAVLKP; encoded by the coding sequence GTGGTAAGAGCGAGGGCTGCTATATTAAGGGAATTTGGCAGACAGTTTGATATAGATTATGTTGACATCAATGCTGAAGGGAACGACGTTATAGTGAAGGTCAAGTCGGTGGGCGTGTGCGGTAGAGATATAGTGGTGTGGCGCGGCGGCTTCAGGAACTTGAAGCCTCCTCTGGTGCTAGGCCATGAGGTGTTCGGTGTTACCGAGGATGGAGAGCCAGTGGGAGTTTATCCTGCGGACCCTGGCTCAGAGGAGTTCCTCCCCCTGGGCGAGAGAAGGCCGGGCGGATACGCGGAGCTGATGGCAGCGCCTAGGTCAAACATAGTTAGGCTCCCTGACGAGGAGTTCGACAAATACGCTGCCGCCACCTGCGGCGTGGCCACCCTGATTCACGCATCCAGGGTGGTAGGCGTTAGACCAGGCGACAGGGTCCTCGTCACAGGCGCCAGCGGCGGCGTTGGCATACATGGGGTCCAGTACCTCTCTAATGTTCTTCATGCCAACGTAATAGCGTACGTGAGGTCCAAGGAGAAGGCGCACGTCCTGGAGGGCTTGGGCGTATCTGTCGTAACGGACCTCTCCTTCTACAGAAGCCTGGGAAGAGTGGACTATGTCTTTGAAATAGTCGGCGCGCCGCTGATAAACGAGAGCATGAGAAGCCTAAGGCGCGGAGGCGAACTGGTTCTAGTGGGGAACGTCACTGGAGAGCCCATCTCGATAGAGAGGCCGGCGCTGCTAGTCATGAGGGAGCTTAAGATAAGCGGCACATCGGCTTACACAAAGTCTGAGTACGAGGAGGCAGTGAAACTCATAGGCGAAGGCCTGGTAAAGCCCTTTTATAAAGCTTACAGACTTGATGATGTGAACCTGGCGTACAGCGACATTCTGAATGGAAAAGCCCTGGGCAGGGCGGTGCTTAAGCCCTAG
- a CDS encoding NAD(P)-dependent oxidoreductase — MTRVSVIGLGRMGRGIARRLSSRGYEVFGYDVMTSAYSYLKDLQNFKSLSSPADASESDFVLLSLPGGSELLAILPQLKGLEGVAINLTTIGLEESRKAKSLAEDLGLKYITAMMEGGPTNAEAGTLVLYVGGNRGLYEASKQVLSDMGQHIYVGSDESAVALKLISTLILMANTVVLAEAASALKNLGAPPDDIVKALSMGGADSAQLRSRLPLMLKGSYKELFSIELGSYVAEEALKALKELGSTFTPVLAEVSEVLAAAKQRGLGKSDISEVEELYRLLSLK, encoded by the coding sequence TTGACCAGGGTCTCAGTTATAGGCCTTGGAAGAATGGGTAGGGGGATAGCCAGGAGGCTCTCGTCTAGGGGGTATGAGGTATTCGGATATGACGTTATGACCTCGGCATACTCATACCTTAAGGACCTGCAGAACTTCAAGTCATTGAGCAGCCCTGCCGACGCCTCGGAAAGCGACTTCGTGCTTCTTTCCCTTCCAGGAGGCTCCGAGCTCCTAGCAATTCTGCCCCAGCTTAAAGGCCTTGAAGGCGTTGCCATAAATCTGACCACCATAGGCCTTGAGGAGTCCAGGAAGGCCAAGTCATTGGCTGAAGATCTTGGGCTTAAGTATATCACTGCCATGATGGAGGGAGGTCCAACGAATGCCGAGGCAGGAACTCTGGTACTTTACGTTGGTGGTAATAGGGGCCTCTACGAGGCTTCGAAACAGGTGCTGAGCGACATGGGACAGCATATATATGTGGGAAGCGACGAGTCGGCCGTAGCCCTCAAGCTCATAAGCACGCTAATACTTATGGCTAACACGGTGGTCCTCGCTGAGGCGGCCTCAGCGCTGAAGAACCTGGGCGCACCGCCAGACGACATTGTTAAGGCGCTCTCCATGGGAGGCGCCGACTCCGCGCAGCTCAGGTCAAGGCTACCGCTCATGTTAAAGGGCTCCTATAAGGAGCTCTTCTCGATAGAGCTAGGCAGCTATGTGGCTGAGGAGGCGCTTAAGGCCCTTAAGGAGCTGGGCTCCACGTTCACCCCGGTCCTGGCCGAGGTAAGCGAGGTGCTGGCGGCGGCTAAGCAGAGGGGCCTGGGCAAGAGTGACATCTCTGAGGTTGAGGAGCTCTACAGGCTCCTTTCCCTGAAGTAA
- a CDS encoding RidA family protein, which yields MKEAVFTERAPRPIGPYSQAIIAGDLIFVSGQIPIDPSTGRIVSDDFKEQVRRALENVKAILEAGGSSLDDVVKVTVYLKDPSRFQDFNQIYSEYFKGSFPARTTVFVNDLPAGAQIEIDVIAVRHT from the coding sequence ATGAAGGAGGCGGTGTTTACCGAGAGGGCTCCAAGGCCCATAGGGCCTTACAGTCAGGCAATAATAGCTGGAGACCTTATCTTCGTGTCAGGCCAGATACCGATAGACCCTTCCACAGGCCGTATAGTGAGCGATGATTTCAAGGAGCAAGTAAGGAGGGCCCTGGAGAACGTTAAGGCCATTCTGGAGGCCGGCGGTTCCTCCCTCGACGACGTCGTGAAGGTGACCGTATACCTCAAGGACCCCTCTAGGTTCCAGGACTTTAACCAGATCTACTCAGAGTACTTCAAGGGGTCCTTCCCAGCCAGGACTACAGTCTTCGTTAACGACCTTCCAGCGGGGGCCCAAATAGAGATCGACGTAATAGCCGTCAGGCACACCTGA
- a CDS encoding DUF357 domain-containing protein — MAAANEDLSSRVEKYLAGIREAVRAAEEKLSRLGPSTLPGASAILENVSAYVNDAEYYLAKGDPATALVSVSYAEGLLDSLRFLGILDFSWPSPPVDSKKVVVAGTFDILHPGHLQLLSFASRLGKLYVIVARDFNAQRDKGRPTVLDEQSRLQILSSIKFVYKAVLGDEKDYLKPIEDIKPDYIVLGPDQAMDEEWLAAEVERRTGKRPTVIRFESKREFSGGLRGSTDIIKRACKVLIQQGENGK, encoded by the coding sequence ATCGCTGCAGCTAACGAGGACCTTAGCAGCAGGGTAGAAAAGTACCTGGCTGGAATCAGGGAGGCTGTCCGCGCGGCTGAGGAGAAGCTGAGCCGCCTAGGTCCTAGCACCTTACCTGGGGCAAGCGCCATATTAGAGAACGTGTCCGCCTATGTAAATGATGCCGAGTACTACCTTGCTAAGGGCGACCCTGCGACAGCGTTGGTTTCCGTATCATATGCGGAAGGCCTATTGGATTCACTTAGGTTCCTAGGCATACTTGACTTCAGCTGGCCCTCACCCCCTGTTGACTCCAAAAAGGTTGTCGTGGCTGGAACCTTTGACATCCTGCACCCCGGCCACCTACAGCTGCTTAGCTTTGCCTCAAGGCTGGGCAAACTCTATGTTATAGTTGCAAGGGACTTCAACGCGCAGAGAGACAAGGGAAGGCCAACTGTACTTGACGAGCAGTCAAGGCTGCAGATACTGAGCTCCATAAAGTTCGTCTATAAGGCTGTGCTGGGCGACGAGAAGGACTACCTGAAGCCTATAGAGGACATAAAGCCTGACTACATAGTGCTTGGCCCAGACCAGGCTATGGATGAGGAGTGGCTTGCGGCCGAGGTGGAGAGGAGAACGGGCAAAAGGCCAACCGTAATAAGGTTTGAGTCTAAGAGGGAGTTCTCAGGAGGTCTAAGGGGGTCAACGGATATAATAAAGAGGGCCTGTAAAGTGCTGATACAGCAGGGAGAAAATGGCAAATAA
- a CDS encoding transcription elongation factor Spt5, producing the protein MSSQAGSGAPQQGGGAAQGSRFYAIYVTGGYEERVVAVLGERARTLQLDVRSIVYSPDLKGVVFVEVGDVKDLYYLIRGVRNIKRRRPTMVSVDDILKLVKPPAAAEPIAKGDVIQVIGGPFKGMRGRIIEVRKGEVDVNLLEGDSKIIVTIPIDQVKPVGKEREGQEEQGG; encoded by the coding sequence ATGTCATCCCAGGCAGGCTCGGGTGCGCCGCAGCAAGGGGGAGGCGCTGCCCAGGGCAGCAGGTTTTATGCGATCTACGTGACAGGGGGCTACGAAGAACGAGTTGTGGCAGTCCTTGGCGAGAGAGCCAGAACCCTTCAGCTTGACGTGAGGAGCATCGTTTACTCGCCCGACTTAAAGGGAGTGGTCTTCGTCGAGGTAGGTGATGTTAAGGACCTCTACTACCTCATAAGAGGCGTAAGAAACATAAAGAGGAGGAGACCAACTATGGTGTCGGTTGACGATATACTTAAACTGGTGAAGCCGCCAGCAGCTGCGGAGCCTATAGCAAAGGGCGACGTAATTCAGGTCATAGGCGGGCCGTTTAAAGGCATGAGGGGCAGGATAATAGAGGTCAGGAAGGGCGAGGTCGACGTTAACCTGTTGGAGGGCGACTCTAAGATAATAGTCACCATACCAATAGACCAGGTGAAGCCGGTGGGCAAGGAACGTGAAGGCCAGGAGGAGCAGGGCGGGTGA
- a CDS encoding protein translocase SEC61 complex subunit gamma, producing the protein MSLKEKLQNHVASWKRILLLSRKPDDEEFGLLTRLTLLGMLLVGAIAYIIHLIYVILLS; encoded by the coding sequence GTGAGCTTAAAGGAAAAGCTTCAGAACCACGTGGCCTCGTGGAAGAGGATACTGTTGCTCTCGAGAAAGCCTGACGATGAGGAGTTCGGGCTGTTGACAAGGCTAACACTTCTTGGCATGCTACTGGTGGGCGCCATAGCATACATTATACACCTGATATATGTCATACTTCTGAGCTGA